A genomic window from Variovorax paradoxus includes:
- a CDS encoding class I SAM-dependent methyltransferase, with protein sequence MYSKSAKYYDAIYSFVDYAGASAKLRALIQEQAPNAQSLLDVACGTGKHCEFIDRDLAMIEGLDISPELLEVARARLPHRTFHQGDMAAFSLGKTFDVVTCLFSAIGYAETLERMQAAIRNMAAHAAAGGLVVVEPWFSPQTYWSGHITANHVDEKDLKISWMYIAQKVGLVSVLDINYLVGTPQSVDHFKEEHRLGLFTHEQYLDAFAAAGLEVSYDAKGLVGRGMYVGRRRQGV encoded by the coding sequence ATGTACTCCAAATCCGCGAAATACTACGACGCGATCTACAGCTTCGTCGACTATGCCGGCGCCAGCGCGAAGCTGCGGGCGCTGATCCAGGAACAGGCTCCGAATGCGCAGTCGCTGCTGGACGTGGCGTGCGGCACGGGCAAGCATTGCGAATTCATCGACCGCGATCTGGCCATGATCGAAGGCCTCGACATCAGCCCTGAGTTGCTCGAGGTTGCCCGCGCGCGGTTGCCCCATCGCACCTTCCACCAGGGCGACATGGCCGCGTTCTCACTGGGCAAGACCTTCGATGTCGTGACTTGTCTCTTCAGCGCGATCGGCTATGCGGAAACGCTGGAACGCATGCAGGCGGCAATCAGGAACATGGCCGCGCATGCGGCTGCGGGCGGTCTCGTGGTCGTCGAGCCCTGGTTCTCTCCGCAAACCTACTGGAGCGGACACATCACCGCCAACCACGTCGATGAAAAGGACCTGAAGATCAGCTGGATGTACATCGCGCAGAAGGTTGGTCTGGTTTCCGTGCTCGATATCAACTACCTGGTGGGCACGCCGCAAAGCGTCGATCACTTCAAGGAAGAGCACCGATTGGGCCTGTTCACCCACGAGCAGTACCTTGACGCGTTTGCGGCTGCCGGCCTGGAGGTGAGCTACGACGCGAAGGGGCTGGTCGGGCGAGGCATGTATGTCGGCCGCCGGCGCCAAGGGGTTTGA
- the cydX gene encoding cytochrome bd-I oxidase subunit CydX: MWYFAWILGLPLAAAFAVLNAMWYELMDDEAVRKAKLGTPESPAGQERL; the protein is encoded by the coding sequence ATGTGGTACTTCGCCTGGATCCTCGGCCTGCCGCTGGCAGCCGCTTTCGCCGTACTCAATGCGATGTGGTACGAACTCATGGACGACGAGGCCGTGCGCAAGGCCAAGCTCGGAACGCCCGAATCGCCGGCGGGGCAGGAGCGGCTTTAG
- a CDS encoding methyltransferase domain-containing protein, with amino-acid sequence MGEIFRRPQPRKGLSWTGERFTTIARGEVEIEHLHRYFVAREMCRGLDVLDVASGEGYGSALLAQSAKSVVGVELSQETVDHAKREYTADNLRYVQGDARRIPAPDHCVDAVVSFETLEHFYEHEAFFKEVRRVLRPNGFLLVSTPDLNVYSISNTEPNPYHVHELTHQEFDAVLRSHFPSVAICGQRMLAGSVLAQPDSVMQELLTFERRGGDHYEMGRGVVRAKYLLGVAALGEQLPAIPASVFVEDTAVEQMLAAVGQVAALQQDSREVRAELERAGGYARSLEAALNDRNQALQNVQQQAQALLNELQRAEGYAHTLAAGLKEKHKALEEARAWSETVQQSQNAASAELARLSAQLAETRHQLAHAASGLDDTSARLHGVLASTSWRVTAPLRDLSASFPRVRAFASRQLAAHPRLRTVARRGIKAIWWTATGQLGKKLAARRARKSSAATQPAEAAPAPAPAPVQTTAPSGIPCVVPVAQAAVAIAEEATPLTPKQLAMQEAQRELECFLDAGERLALRSERPPLISVLVVTWNAAYFTLKCLRALAAEMKLADTPPFEVIVFDNASTDRTAELLARADGVRVINSASNIGFLRGCNEAAPQAKGQALLLLNSDAFVRAGTLRAAWERLRSAPDVGAVGARLVHTTGLLQEAGALVWADASTQGYCRGMAAETDEVMFVRDVDYCSGAFLMTKLSDWHGLGGFDERYAPAYYEEVDYCLRLRERGLRVVYEPGACVDHFEFGSESKRGDAIEQSIRNQKKLRERHARFLRTSCLPPSAPNVLFARTASKPRMGRLLVIDNEVPFESLGSGYPRCRAMINAASQAGWAVTFFSLHNPNTDWARVRAEFNPDVEFIVDRTVMRLPEFLQERHGYYDAAIVSRPDNMRLVSKVLEFSPHLLRGTRIVYDAEALFATRAALEATWAGRATQPSATQEAISEEVSLALDADAVICVNELEAVQFRNRLKVPVSVLSHAVKDVGAMVPFERRRGFLFVGRLLEPSAPNWVGLAWFIKEVWPQIRARIKDATLDIVGHVGQDRAELMAPGVRILGAVEDLSSVFASSRVFVAPIHFAAGIPIKILDASAAGLPVVATPLMAEQLDWSVPLEIRTAALADSFAENAVELHEQAAMWVAQSAAARARVARDHSAQAFASSLSLILGSDAPPAAVSAPPAVLALPAAIKKLSSVRPKVAHA; translated from the coding sequence ATGGGCGAGATTTTCAGAAGGCCTCAACCCCGCAAGGGGCTGTCTTGGACCGGCGAGCGCTTCACCACGATCGCGCGCGGGGAAGTGGAAATCGAGCACCTGCACAGGTACTTTGTTGCCCGCGAGATGTGCAGGGGCCTCGACGTACTCGATGTGGCGTCCGGCGAAGGGTACGGCTCCGCGCTGCTGGCGCAGAGCGCGAAGTCGGTCGTGGGCGTGGAACTGTCCCAGGAAACGGTGGATCACGCCAAGCGCGAGTACACCGCGGACAACCTGCGGTACGTGCAGGGCGATGCCCGCCGGATTCCCGCGCCCGACCACTGCGTGGACGCCGTGGTCTCGTTCGAGACCCTCGAACACTTCTACGAGCACGAGGCCTTCTTCAAGGAGGTACGCCGGGTGCTGCGGCCGAACGGATTCCTGCTGGTCTCGACGCCTGACCTGAACGTGTATTCGATCTCGAACACCGAGCCCAATCCCTACCACGTGCACGAGTTGACTCATCAGGAATTCGACGCAGTGCTGCGCAGCCATTTCCCGAGCGTAGCGATCTGCGGACAGCGCATGCTGGCCGGCTCTGTGCTCGCCCAGCCAGATTCCGTCATGCAGGAACTGCTCACCTTCGAGCGCCGCGGCGGCGACCACTACGAGATGGGGCGCGGCGTCGTCAGGGCCAAGTATCTGCTCGGCGTTGCCGCCCTCGGCGAGCAGTTGCCCGCCATTCCCGCCAGCGTTTTCGTGGAGGACACAGCCGTCGAGCAGATGCTCGCGGCGGTGGGCCAGGTCGCCGCGCTGCAACAGGACAGCAGGGAGGTCAGGGCCGAGCTGGAACGCGCGGGCGGCTACGCACGTTCGCTGGAGGCGGCGCTCAACGACAGGAACCAGGCGCTGCAGAACGTTCAGCAACAAGCTCAGGCGCTCCTGAACGAACTCCAGCGCGCCGAAGGCTATGCGCATACGTTGGCAGCGGGCCTGAAGGAGAAGCACAAGGCGCTCGAAGAGGCCCGCGCATGGAGTGAGACGGTCCAGCAGTCGCAGAACGCAGCCAGCGCCGAGCTGGCCCGGCTCTCCGCCCAGTTGGCCGAAACCCGGCACCAACTGGCGCACGCAGCGTCGGGGCTCGATGACACTTCGGCGCGGTTGCACGGCGTGCTGGCATCGACCAGTTGGCGCGTGACCGCGCCGCTGCGCGACCTCAGCGCAAGCTTCCCGAGGGTGCGCGCTTTCGCTTCGCGGCAGCTGGCCGCCCATCCGCGCCTCAGGACGGTCGCGCGCCGCGGCATCAAGGCCATCTGGTGGACGGCGACGGGCCAGCTCGGAAAGAAGCTGGCGGCCCGGCGTGCGCGAAAGAGCAGCGCGGCCACGCAGCCCGCGGAAGCGGCTCCTGCACCCGCGCCGGCACCTGTGCAGACCACCGCTCCCTCCGGGATTCCTTGCGTCGTGCCTGTCGCGCAGGCGGCTGTCGCCATTGCGGAAGAGGCGACGCCCCTCACGCCGAAGCAACTGGCCATGCAAGAGGCACAGCGCGAGCTGGAGTGCTTCCTCGACGCGGGTGAGCGCCTCGCGCTGCGCAGCGAACGGCCCCCGCTGATCTCGGTGCTGGTCGTCACCTGGAACGCTGCCTACTTCACGCTCAAGTGCCTGCGCGCGCTTGCGGCGGAGATGAAGCTTGCCGACACGCCGCCTTTCGAGGTCATCGTGTTCGACAACGCCTCGACCGACCGCACTGCCGAACTGCTGGCGCGGGCCGACGGTGTGCGTGTCATCAACAGCGCATCCAACATCGGTTTCCTGCGGGGCTGCAACGAGGCCGCACCGCAGGCCAAGGGCCAGGCCCTGCTGTTGCTCAACAGCGACGCCTTCGTGCGCGCGGGCACGCTGCGTGCGGCGTGGGAGCGCCTGCGGTCGGCGCCCGATGTCGGCGCGGTCGGTGCCCGTCTGGTCCACACCACCGGCCTGCTGCAGGAGGCCGGCGCGCTGGTCTGGGCCGACGCAAGCACGCAGGGGTATTGCCGCGGCATGGCTGCCGAGACCGACGAGGTCATGTTTGTGCGCGACGTGGACTATTGCTCGGGTGCGTTCCTGATGACCAAGCTGAGCGATTGGCACGGCCTGGGCGGCTTCGACGAGCGCTATGCGCCGGCCTACTACGAAGAAGTGGACTACTGCCTGCGGCTGCGCGAGCGGGGCCTTCGCGTGGTCTACGAGCCAGGGGCTTGCGTCGATCACTTCGAGTTCGGCAGCGAGAGCAAGCGCGGCGATGCGATCGAGCAGAGCATCAGGAACCAGAAGAAACTGCGCGAAAGGCATGCGCGCTTTCTTCGAACCAGCTGCCTGCCGCCGAGCGCACCCAACGTACTGTTTGCCCGCACCGCTTCGAAGCCTCGCATGGGGCGTCTGCTGGTCATCGACAACGAGGTGCCGTTCGAATCCCTGGGGTCGGGCTATCCGCGCTGCAGGGCCATGATCAATGCGGCGTCGCAGGCGGGCTGGGCGGTCACGTTCTTCTCGCTGCACAACCCGAACACGGATTGGGCCCGGGTACGCGCGGAATTCAACCCCGACGTCGAGTTCATCGTCGACCGGACGGTGATGCGCCTGCCGGAGTTCCTGCAGGAGCGCCACGGCTACTACGATGCGGCCATCGTCAGCCGGCCCGACAACATGCGCCTGGTGTCGAAGGTGCTGGAGTTTTCTCCGCATCTTCTGCGAGGCACCCGGATCGTCTACGACGCGGAGGCGTTGTTCGCCACGCGCGCCGCGCTCGAGGCGACGTGGGCGGGACGCGCGACACAGCCGTCCGCCACGCAGGAAGCGATCAGCGAGGAAGTCTCGCTCGCGCTGGACGCCGATGCCGTCATCTGCGTGAACGAGCTCGAGGCTGTGCAGTTCCGCAACCGCCTGAAGGTGCCTGTGAGCGTGCTCAGCCATGCAGTGAAGGACGTGGGCGCCATGGTGCCTTTCGAGAGGCGCCGCGGATTCTTGTTCGTGGGCCGGCTGCTGGAGCCGTCCGCGCCGAACTGGGTCGGCCTGGCCTGGTTCATCAAGGAGGTCTGGCCGCAGATCCGGGCGCGGATCAAGGATGCGACCTTGGACATCGTCGGGCATGTGGGGCAGGATCGCGCGGAGCTGATGGCGCCCGGCGTGCGCATCCTCGGTGCCGTGGAGGACCTGTCGAGCGTGTTCGCTTCGTCGCGTGTCTTCGTCGCGCCGATTCACTTTGCAGCAGGCATCCCGATCAAGATCCTCGATGCATCGGCCGCGGGGCTGCCGGTGGTGGCCACCCCGCTCATGGCCGAGCAGCTCGACTGGTCCGTACCGCTGGAAATCCGCACCGCGGCCCTGGCCGACAGCTTCGCGGAGAACGCGGTCGAGTTGCACGAGCAGGCGGCCATGTGGGTTGCGCAGTCCGCGGCGGCACGCGCTCGCGTGGCGCGCGACCACAGTGCGCAGGCCTTTGCATCGAGTCTCTCGCTGATCCTCGGCTCGGACGCCCCTCCTGCGGCCGTGTCCGCACCGCCCGCCGTGCTTGCACTGCCCGCGGCCATCAAGAAGCTGTCCTCGGTTCGTCCGAAGGTGGCTCATGCGTGA
- the cydB gene encoding cytochrome d ubiquinol oxidase subunit II has product MILHTLLDYDTLRIIWWLLIGVLLVGFAVTDGFDLGSGMLLPFAARNDIERRVVINSVGPVWEGNQVWLILGGGAIFAAWPQLYAVSFSGFYLAMFVILTALILRPVAFKFRSKRESPQWRARWDWVLFFSGFVPALICGVAVGNVLQGVPFRFSADMHIFYDGSFFGLLNPFAILCGLVSVAMLVMHGASWLLLKTAGPVAERARTYGMVAAVLTIALYALAGVLLATSIGGYRISSVVDAVGPSNPMLKTVQLHAGAWTANYAAHSWTLAAPAAGFVGALGALLGLVLRRPVLALLTAALGIAGIILSVGASMFPFILPSSIDPRASLTVWDSSSSHLTLFIMLVVTAFFIPLIVAYTSWVYHVLWGKVDEQAIRDESGHAY; this is encoded by the coding sequence ATGATCCTCCACACACTCCTCGACTACGACACCCTGCGCATCATCTGGTGGCTGCTGATCGGCGTGCTGCTGGTGGGCTTCGCCGTGACCGACGGCTTCGATCTGGGCAGCGGCATGCTGCTGCCCTTTGCCGCGCGCAACGACATCGAACGCCGCGTCGTCATCAACAGCGTGGGCCCGGTGTGGGAAGGCAACCAGGTGTGGCTGATCCTCGGTGGCGGCGCGATCTTCGCGGCATGGCCGCAGCTGTACGCCGTGTCTTTCTCGGGCTTCTACCTGGCGATGTTCGTGATTCTCACGGCGCTGATCCTGCGGCCCGTGGCCTTCAAGTTCCGCAGCAAGCGCGAGTCGCCGCAATGGCGCGCGCGCTGGGACTGGGTGCTGTTCTTCAGCGGCTTCGTGCCTGCGCTGATCTGCGGCGTGGCCGTGGGCAACGTGCTGCAGGGCGTGCCGTTCCGCTTCAGCGCCGACATGCACATCTTCTATGACGGCAGCTTCTTCGGCCTGCTGAATCCGTTCGCGATCCTGTGCGGGCTGGTGTCGGTGGCGATGCTGGTGATGCATGGTGCCTCGTGGCTGCTGCTGAAGACTGCCGGGCCGGTGGCCGAGCGCGCTCGCACCTACGGCATGGTTGCGGCGGTGCTCACCATCGCGCTGTACGCGCTGGCCGGTGTGCTGCTGGCAACGAGCATCGGCGGCTACCGCATCAGCAGCGTGGTCGATGCGGTGGGGCCGTCGAACCCGATGCTGAAGACGGTCCAGCTGCACGCAGGCGCATGGACCGCCAATTACGCGGCGCACTCGTGGACGCTCGCCGCACCGGCAGCCGGCTTCGTCGGCGCGCTGGGTGCTTTGCTCGGGCTCGTGCTGCGCCGCCCGGTGCTCGCGCTGCTGACGGCGGCGCTCGGCATCGCCGGCATCATCCTGAGCGTGGGAGCGTCGATGTTCCCGTTCATCCTGCCGTCGTCGATCGATCCGCGCGCCAGCCTCACGGTGTGGGACTCATCGTCGAGCCACCTCACGCTGTTCATCATGCTGGTGGTCACGGCCTTCTTCATTCCGCTGATCGTGGCCTACACCAGCTGGGTCTATCACGTGCTGTGGGGCAAGGTCGACGAGCAGGCCATCCGCGATGAGAGCGGCCACGCCTACTGA
- a CDS encoding cytochrome ubiquinol oxidase subunit I produces the protein MDLDIVALSRLQFAVTALYHFLFVPLTLGLSIILAIMETVYVMTGRVIWRDMTKFWGVLFGINFAMGVATGIVMEFQFGMNWSYYSHYVGDIFGAPLAIEGLMAFFMEATFVGLFFFGWDKLSKVGHLISTWAVAIGSNFSALWILIANGWMQNPVGAAFNPQTMRMEVTDFFAVLTNPVAQAKFVHTVSAGYVCAAVFVLGVSAWYVLKGRHLELAKRSMTVAASFGLAAALSVAVLGDESGYLSGEHQKMKLAAIEAMWETQPAPAAFTVIGFPDQEARETHYAIHIPGVMGLIGTRSLNTVMPGIDELVKRAEARIREGLKAYDALQKIREAGGTGKVTQGVRGDFEDNGINMGYALLLKRYVDDPRQATDEQITKAAWDTVPQVAPLFWLFRVMVGIGMLLILLTGTFFVLSARRKLDSYRWLLKLAVFAIPLPWIAIESGWLVAEFGRQPWVIEGVLPTAVAVSNLGVKTLLLTLAGFIAIYTTLLIIEMKLMLKAIRKGPEAEHAPDEGDTFSHIPPAHAGAAIPSPSTGSAA, from the coding sequence ATGGACCTCGACATCGTCGCGCTATCGCGCCTGCAGTTCGCCGTCACGGCGCTGTATCACTTCCTGTTCGTGCCGCTGACGCTCGGGCTTTCGATCATCCTCGCCATCATGGAGACGGTCTACGTGATGACCGGCCGCGTGATCTGGCGCGACATGACGAAATTCTGGGGCGTGCTGTTCGGCATCAACTTCGCGATGGGCGTGGCCACCGGCATCGTGATGGAGTTCCAGTTCGGCATGAACTGGAGTTACTACAGCCACTACGTCGGCGACATCTTCGGCGCGCCGCTGGCCATCGAGGGGCTGATGGCCTTCTTCATGGAGGCCACCTTCGTCGGCCTGTTCTTCTTCGGCTGGGACAAGCTCTCCAAGGTGGGCCATCTGATCTCGACATGGGCCGTGGCCATCGGCTCCAACTTCTCGGCGCTGTGGATCCTCATTGCCAACGGCTGGATGCAGAACCCCGTGGGCGCGGCCTTCAACCCGCAGACCATGCGCATGGAGGTGACCGACTTCTTTGCGGTGCTGACCAACCCGGTGGCACAGGCCAAGTTCGTGCACACCGTGTCGGCCGGGTACGTGTGCGCCGCCGTGTTCGTGCTCGGCGTGTCGGCCTGGTATGTGCTCAAGGGCCGTCACCTCGAGCTGGCCAAGCGCTCGATGACGGTCGCGGCCTCGTTCGGCCTGGCCGCCGCGCTGTCGGTGGCTGTGCTCGGCGACGAGAGCGGCTATCTCTCCGGCGAACACCAGAAGATGAAGCTGGCCGCCATCGAAGCCATGTGGGAGACGCAACCTGCGCCTGCCGCATTCACCGTCATCGGCTTCCCCGATCAGGAGGCGCGCGAGACGCACTACGCCATCCACATTCCCGGGGTGATGGGGCTGATCGGCACGCGCTCGCTCAACACGGTGATGCCCGGCATCGACGAGTTGGTGAAGCGTGCCGAGGCTCGCATCAGAGAAGGCCTCAAGGCCTACGACGCGCTGCAGAAGATCCGCGAGGCAGGCGGCACCGGCAAGGTAACGCAGGGTGTGCGCGGCGACTTCGAGGACAACGGCATCAACATGGGCTACGCGCTGCTGCTCAAGCGCTATGTGGACGACCCGCGCCAGGCCACCGACGAGCAGATCACCAAGGCCGCATGGGACACCGTGCCGCAAGTAGCGCCGCTGTTCTGGCTGTTCCGCGTGATGGTGGGCATCGGCATGCTGCTGATCCTGCTGACAGGCACCTTCTTCGTGCTCTCCGCGCGCCGCAAGCTCGACAGCTACCGCTGGCTGCTGAAGCTCGCCGTGTTCGCGATTCCGCTGCCTTGGATTGCCATCGAGTCGGGCTGGCTGGTGGCGGAGTTCGGCCGCCAGCCGTGGGTGATCGAAGGCGTGCTGCCTACCGCAGTGGCCGTGTCGAACCTCGGCGTGAAGACGCTGCTGCTCACGCTCGCGGGCTTCATCGCGATCTACACCACGCTGCTCATCATCGAGATGAAGCTGATGCTCAAGGCCATCCGCAAGGGGCCTGAAGCCGAGCACGCTCCCGACGAGGGCGACACGTTTTCGCACATTCCGCCGGCCCACGCAGGCGCGGCCATTCCTTCTCCTTCCACCGGGAGCGCAGCATGA
- a CDS encoding GNAT family N-acetyltransferase — protein MTDDSAAVRRGIASPYACRRYAEAVAQGAAPIPLQRSGGWLLSHVVGTTGRRDARACYPLFGCHDWALLPYDLAALDDSLVSVTAVIDPLHDTDEETLRLAFPDLLKIYKMHNVVDLNPLGDALAAVSSHHRRNIKLAMDAVDVEVCAQPAAFAAEWLSLYGALAERHDISGAADFSAQSLVAQLGLPGLTALRAVRNGDTVGMTLWLANERHAYYHLGAYSEQGYAHRASFAMFSAAIEHFAELGLACINLGAGAGVTGDAADGLSRFKGGWATRQLPAYLGGRIGDRAAYRCLSEASPQEESGGYFPAYRAPGAGRG, from the coding sequence TTGACTGACGACAGCGCGGCGGTCCGGCGCGGCATCGCAAGTCCCTACGCCTGCAGGCGCTATGCCGAAGCGGTGGCACAGGGGGCCGCGCCGATCCCGCTGCAGCGCTCGGGCGGCTGGCTGCTTAGCCACGTCGTCGGCACCACGGGCCGCCGGGACGCGCGCGCGTGCTACCCGCTTTTCGGTTGCCACGATTGGGCGCTGCTGCCGTACGATCTGGCCGCGCTCGACGACAGCCTGGTCAGCGTGACCGCCGTGATCGATCCGCTGCATGACACCGACGAAGAAACGCTGCGCCTCGCTTTTCCGGATCTGCTGAAAATCTACAAGATGCACAACGTTGTCGACCTGAACCCGCTCGGCGATGCGTTGGCGGCCGTCTCCAGCCATCATCGGCGCAACATCAAGCTCGCCATGGACGCGGTCGATGTCGAAGTCTGTGCCCAACCCGCCGCGTTCGCCGCCGAGTGGCTGAGCCTTTACGGCGCGCTGGCCGAGCGGCACGACATTTCGGGCGCCGCCGATTTCTCGGCGCAGAGCCTGGTCGCCCAGCTCGGCTTGCCGGGGTTGACCGCGCTGCGGGCCGTGCGCAACGGCGATACCGTCGGCATGACCCTGTGGCTCGCGAACGAGCGCCACGCCTACTACCACCTCGGCGCGTACAGCGAGCAGGGCTATGCCCACCGGGCCTCGTTCGCCATGTTCAGTGCGGCAATCGAGCACTTCGCGGAACTCGGCCTCGCCTGCATCAACCTCGGCGCCGGCGCGGGCGTCACAGGCGACGCCGCGGATGGGCTGAGTCGTTTCAAGGGGGGCTGGGCAACGCGGCAGCTGCCGGCATACCTGGGCGGGCGCATCGGTGACCGGGCAGCCTATCGTTGCCTGAGCGAGGCCAGCCCGCAAGAAGAGTCCGGTGGCTATTTCCCCGCCTACCGTGCGCCGGGAGCCGGTCGTGGATGA
- a CDS encoding glycosyltransferase family 2 protein, translating to MREMQAPASFTESQRTAYALIRRSGLFDAHWYTSQLANMALPSDLVAHYVTEGVFLGLWPNPYFDGDWYLVKYPDVAAAGVNPLAHYVEFGRSERRAPRGSVDPYLEDALGRISQLEYKLAHEQQRVDHLLGEVEGMAHFRDEFEKVRHTKSYQAVFEEPAPLVTVSIATAGRPDLLIERCLASVMNQTHENLQILVVGDHCTDDTEQRLRALNDPRIEFHNMPRRGPYPRPGRDRWLVAGTEPANVARPLSRGSFITYLDDDDAFELHRIERLIDVSRETRADFIWHSFWFLQRDGSWVPHGNGRFEHGEVGTSMVFHHGWFKILPFDVRAYRVQEPGDWNFARRINYLRPNKHFLREPLTRYYKNYGETSFVAQEGEEFLD from the coding sequence ATGCGTGAGATGCAAGCACCGGCCTCGTTCACGGAATCCCAGCGCACGGCCTATGCCCTGATCCGCCGCAGCGGCTTGTTCGATGCGCATTGGTACACCTCGCAGCTGGCGAACATGGCCTTGCCGTCGGACCTTGTCGCGCACTACGTGACCGAGGGCGTCTTCCTGGGGCTCTGGCCCAATCCCTACTTCGATGGCGACTGGTACCTGGTGAAGTACCCCGACGTGGCGGCGGCCGGTGTCAATCCATTAGCGCACTATGTGGAATTCGGCCGCTCCGAAAGACGCGCGCCGCGCGGCTCGGTCGACCCCTACCTCGAGGACGCCCTGGGTCGAATCTCCCAGCTCGAGTACAAGCTGGCCCACGAGCAGCAGCGCGTCGATCACCTGCTGGGCGAGGTCGAAGGAATGGCGCACTTCAGGGACGAGTTCGAGAAGGTGCGTCACACGAAGTCCTACCAGGCGGTCTTCGAGGAGCCGGCGCCCCTGGTCACGGTCAGCATCGCGACGGCCGGCCGGCCGGACCTGCTGATCGAGCGCTGCCTGGCGTCGGTGATGAACCAGACCCATGAGAATTTGCAGATCCTCGTCGTTGGCGATCATTGCACCGACGACACTGAGCAACGCCTGCGCGCGTTGAACGACCCGCGCATCGAATTCCACAACATGCCCCGCCGCGGGCCCTATCCGCGGCCCGGGCGCGACCGCTGGCTGGTTGCCGGTACCGAGCCGGCCAACGTGGCTCGCCCTCTTTCGAGGGGCAGCTTCATCACCTACCTCGACGACGACGACGCCTTCGAGCTGCATCGGATCGAACGGCTGATCGATGTTTCGCGCGAGACACGGGCGGACTTCATCTGGCACAGCTTCTGGTTCCTGCAGCGCGACGGTTCCTGGGTGCCCCATGGCAATGGGCGTTTCGAGCACGGCGAGGTCGGCACCTCGATGGTGTTTCACCATGGATGGTTCAAAATCCTTCCGTTCGACGTTCGCGCCTACAGGGTGCAGGAGCCGGGCGACTGGAACTTCGCGCGGCGGATCAACTACCTTCGTCCGAACAAGCACTTTCTTCGCGAACCATTGACGCGCTACTACAAGAACTATGGTGAAACCTCCTTCGTGGCGCAGGAAGGCGAGGAGTTTCTTGACTGA
- a CDS encoding GbsR/MarR family transcriptional regulator, with protein MATSSDLPPLNRQFVAHFGEMGSKWGINRTVGQIYALIFLSERALNADEIAELLEFSRSNVSMGLKELQAWRLVHLRHHPGDRREYFEAPSDVWEIFRVLAEERRRREIEPTLSMLRNALLESPTSDAERHAQERMREMHDLIDRLMKWFDDVQRLAPETAMKLMGMGATVTKVLTLKDRITSGAASKKKAAE; from the coding sequence ATGGCAACCTCTTCCGATCTCCCGCCTCTCAACCGCCAGTTCGTCGCCCATTTCGGCGAGATGGGCAGCAAGTGGGGCATCAACCGCACCGTCGGGCAGATCTATGCGCTGATCTTCTTGTCGGAGCGCGCGCTCAACGCCGACGAGATCGCCGAACTGCTCGAGTTCTCGCGCTCGAACGTCAGCATGGGCCTGAAGGAGCTACAGGCCTGGCGGCTGGTGCACCTGCGGCATCACCCGGGCGACCGGCGCGAATACTTCGAGGCGCCTTCGGACGTGTGGGAAATCTTTCGCGTACTGGCCGAGGAGCGCCGCCGCCGCGAGATCGAACCCACGCTCTCGATGCTGCGCAACGCCCTGCTCGAATCGCCCACGAGCGACGCCGAGCGCCATGCGCAGGAGCGCATGCGCGAGATGCACGACCTGATCGACCGACTGATGAAGTGGTTCGACGACGTGCAGCGGCTCGCGCCCGAGACCGCCATGAAGCTCATGGGCATGGGCGCGACCGTGACGAAGGTGCTGACGCTCAAGGACCGCATCACCAGCGGCGCAGCGTCGAAGAAGAAGGCGGCCGAATAG